One stretch of Alcaligenes faecalis DNA includes these proteins:
- a CDS encoding AraC family transcriptional regulator yields MNLDRLSLLLEQFRVRAHLFYNGSLCGVTRFAAQPGRAFLHILRRGQLSVRHDPRDPVPEVMTIDRPSLLFYPRPLEHAFYDLPNEGSDFTCATLDFDGGEHHPLARSLPDLIIVPLEEAAGLEQALGLLFAETESVRCGHRLLADRLFEIVLLQLLRWLFDHPDRCEIPVGLFRGLSHPPVARALLAIQADPGRDWTVQSLAQEAKMSRSAFAVQFKHWVGDTPADYLAQWRLSLACQRLAQGQSAKRIALDLGYANPSALSRLFRQRTGQSMREWLAERQSA; encoded by the coding sequence ATGAACCTGGATCGCCTCTCCCTTCTGCTGGAACAATTCCGTGTTCGGGCACATTTGTTCTACAACGGCTCTTTATGTGGCGTGACCCGCTTTGCGGCCCAGCCCGGCCGGGCCTTCTTGCACATTCTGCGGCGCGGCCAGTTAAGCGTGCGCCACGATCCGCGCGATCCCGTGCCGGAAGTCATGACCATTGATCGCCCCAGCCTGCTGTTTTATCCCCGTCCGCTGGAGCATGCCTTTTACGATCTGCCCAATGAAGGCTCGGATTTCACCTGCGCCACCCTGGATTTTGATGGTGGTGAGCATCACCCCTTGGCCCGTTCCCTGCCCGATCTGATCATCGTGCCACTGGAAGAAGCGGCGGGTCTGGAACAGGCACTGGGCCTGCTCTTTGCTGAAACGGAGTCCGTGCGCTGCGGTCATCGTCTGCTGGCAGACCGCCTGTTCGAGATTGTGTTGCTGCAATTGCTGCGCTGGCTCTTTGACCATCCGGATCGTTGCGAGATTCCGGTGGGCCTGTTCCGGGGTTTGTCACACCCACCTGTCGCACGCGCCCTGCTGGCAATTCAGGCCGATCCCGGTCGGGACTGGACCGTGCAATCGCTGGCACAGGAAGCCAAGATGTCGCGCAGCGCTTTTGCCGTGCAGTTCAAGCATTGGGTGGGCGACACACCGGCAGACTATCTGGCTCAATGGCGTTTGTCGCTAGCCTGCCAGCGCCTGGCACAAGGTCAGTCTGCCAAACGCATTGCTCTGGATCTGGGCTATGCCAACCCGTCTGCCCTGTCCCGCCTGTTTCGTCAGCGCACCGGCCAATCCATGCGGGAATGGCTGGCCGAGCGTCAATCAGCTTGA
- a CDS encoding carboxymuconolactone decarboxylase family protein: MSRLTLPEVAQAPAASQPALQEIQKAFGGSVPAMFRMVSNSPAALRSMWGSFGAFAGGKLGAKLGEQLAVAIADRNRCEYCLAAHNVLGANAGLSPETLAQAQRGQSDDPRTAAALKFVLKLVDQRGQVSAADVQAVRDAGFSEGEVVELVGVTALNLFTNYINNALEVPVDFKAVELTA, encoded by the coding sequence ATGTCCCGTCTTACATTGCCTGAAGTTGCCCAAGCTCCCGCCGCCAGCCAGCCTGCCTTGCAGGAAATTCAAAAAGCCTTTGGTGGCAGCGTGCCTGCCATGTTCCGTATGGTGTCCAATTCGCCCGCCGCCTTGCGCAGCATGTGGGGCTCCTTCGGCGCCTTTGCCGGTGGCAAGCTGGGTGCGAAACTGGGCGAGCAACTGGCTGTTGCCATTGCTGACCGCAATCGTTGCGAATACTGCCTGGCTGCCCACAATGTGCTGGGTGCCAATGCCGGTCTTAGCCCAGAGACACTGGCTCAGGCCCAGCGTGGTCAGTCGGATGACCCGCGTACCGCAGCCGCTTTGAAATTTGTGCTCAAGCTGGTGGATCAGCGTGGGCAAGTCTCGGCCGCCGATGTGCAAGCCGTGCGCGATGCCGGTTTTTCTGAAGGTGAGGTGGTGGAGCTGGTCGGTGTGACTGCCTTGAACTTGTTCACCAACTACATCAACAATGCGCTGGAAGTGCCGGTGGATTTCAAGGCTGTTGAGCTGACTGCCTAA
- a CDS encoding monooxygenase: protein MSTLLYVDFPYPGPWGSEMSEAMQELAQSICLEPGLIWKIWTENKEQSKAGGVYLFKDKASAQAYLDMHSKRLNSFGISGIDARFFNVNQPLTAINAGPLSAQ from the coding sequence ATGAGCACCCTGCTGTATGTTGATTTTCCCTACCCCGGCCCCTGGGGTTCAGAGATGAGCGAAGCCATGCAAGAACTGGCGCAATCCATCTGCCTGGAGCCGGGCCTGATCTGGAAAATCTGGACAGAAAACAAGGAGCAGTCCAAAGCAGGCGGCGTGTATCTGTTCAAGGATAAAGCCAGCGCACAGGCTTATCTGGACATGCACAGCAAGCGGCTCAACAGCTTTGGCATCAGCGGCATTGATGCTCGTTTTTTTAATGTGAACCAGCCGCTGACAGCCATTAACGCCGGCCCCTTGTCGGCCCAATAA